A part of Nesterenkonia lutea genomic DNA contains:
- a CDS encoding CBS domain-containing protein: protein MAKAREIMTPGAECIGENQSLEEAAKKMKELDVGALPICGEDNRLKGVITDRDIVLKCLAVGTDPRQVNAGQLAQGKPATIGADDTVEEAIATMTNHQVRRLPVIDGHDLVGMVSQADIARSMPEERIGKLVELISYD from the coding sequence ATGGCTAAAGCACGAGAGATCATGACCCCCGGCGCTGAATGCATCGGTGAGAACCAGAGCTTGGAAGAAGCAGCCAAGAAGATGAAGGAGCTGGACGTCGGGGCGCTGCCCATCTGCGGCGAGGACAACCGGCTCAAGGGCGTCATCACCGATCGCGACATCGTCCTGAAGTGCCTGGCGGTTGGCACTGACCCGCGCCAGGTCAACGCAGGCCAGCTGGCGCAGGGAAAGCCTGCGACCATCGGCGCCGACGACACCGTCGAGGAGGCCATCGCGACGATGACGAACCACCAGGTGCGGCGGCTTCCGGTCATCGACGGCCACGACCTGGTGGGCATGGTCAGCCAGGCCGACATCGCTCGGTCCATGCCGGAGGAGCGAATCGGCAAGCTGGTCGAACTCATCTCCTACGACTGA
- a CDS encoding GMC family oxidoreductase, with amino-acid sequence MKTHDRVDVVTVGGGMTASILAAQLLPETSHRMVSIEQGPSQWTYPDFAHNHDALRFNNRFAMMQDISRSSWTWRPNADAPSLPMRQFGTFNPGQGLGGAMVHWTALTWRFLPDDFNYKSVNTERYGADRIPEEMTVQDWPIDYADLEPYYDAFEYDIGVSGQAGNLAGRILPGGNPFEGPRQRPYPNPPLARTALGELFMEGSRDLGLHPFPTPSGILSQGYTDPYGNVRAGCLYCGFCTRYGCEVGAKSSPLTTWLPPALATGRYEVRTESVVLEIETGDDGQATGVRYIDARGREHFQPADVVICSAFTLENIRHLLLARSSAHPEGIGNDRGMVGRNYTYQINKSPVRGLWRGRRFNQFTGNGCTNAQVYDYNGDNFDHSDLDFLGGARIQPVAGQREPVSSINGLLAGFTGREWGAEWKSMLQESWDGVGEINYEGDSPAYAGNFADLDPKYRDHWGRPMLRITFDFRENERNMHRFISGKCEEIVRAMDADELQVDRDLGVYRIDQYQSTHPTGGAIMGTDPGNSVTNSYGQVWDTPNVFVTGAALYPQNPGANPTGTAGALALRTAEAIRDRYFNAPAELLA; translated from the coding sequence ATGAAAACTCACGACCGGGTCGACGTGGTCACCGTCGGCGGAGGAATGACAGCGTCGATCCTGGCTGCCCAGCTCCTTCCCGAGACCAGTCACCGCATGGTCTCCATCGAGCAGGGCCCCTCTCAGTGGACATACCCCGATTTCGCGCACAACCACGACGCCCTGCGATTCAACAACCGGTTTGCGATGATGCAGGACATCTCGCGATCTTCATGGACGTGGCGGCCCAACGCGGACGCGCCGTCCTTGCCGATGCGTCAGTTCGGAACGTTCAACCCAGGGCAGGGGCTCGGCGGTGCCATGGTGCACTGGACCGCTCTCACCTGGAGGTTTCTGCCGGATGATTTCAACTACAAGAGCGTCAACACCGAACGCTATGGTGCGGACCGCATCCCGGAGGAGATGACGGTCCAGGACTGGCCGATCGACTATGCCGATCTCGAACCGTATTACGACGCCTTTGAGTACGACATCGGAGTCTCAGGACAGGCCGGCAACCTCGCAGGGCGCATTCTTCCCGGAGGCAATCCCTTTGAAGGACCTCGGCAGCGTCCCTATCCGAACCCTCCGCTTGCGCGCACAGCGCTGGGCGAGCTCTTCATGGAGGGTTCCCGCGACCTGGGTCTTCATCCCTTTCCCACACCGTCCGGCATCCTCTCCCAGGGTTATACCGACCCTTACGGAAACGTGCGCGCCGGGTGCCTCTACTGTGGTTTCTGCACGCGCTACGGATGTGAGGTGGGCGCGAAGTCCAGTCCGCTGACCACCTGGTTGCCGCCCGCGCTGGCCACAGGGCGCTACGAGGTGCGCACCGAGAGCGTCGTCCTGGAGATCGAAACCGGCGATGACGGCCAGGCGACCGGGGTGCGCTATATCGATGCCCGCGGGCGGGAGCACTTCCAGCCCGCAGACGTGGTGATCTGCTCAGCCTTCACCCTGGAGAACATTCGGCATCTGCTGCTCGCACGCAGCTCCGCGCACCCTGAGGGAATCGGCAACGACCGCGGCATGGTGGGGCGCAACTACACCTACCAGATCAACAAGTCTCCGGTCCGGGGGCTGTGGCGGGGACGCCGGTTCAACCAGTTCACCGGCAACGGCTGCACCAACGCTCAGGTCTATGACTACAACGGGGACAACTTTGACCACAGCGACCTGGACTTCCTCGGTGGAGCCCGCATCCAGCCCGTGGCCGGTCAGCGGGAGCCGGTCAGTTCCATCAACGGGCTCCTGGCTGGCTTCACCGGGCGCGAGTGGGGCGCTGAGTGGAAGTCCATGCTGCAGGAGTCATGGGACGGCGTGGGGGAGATCAACTACGAGGGAGACAGCCCGGCCTACGCGGGAAACTTTGCCGACCTGGACCCGAAGTACCGGGACCACTGGGGGCGGCCCATGCTGCGCATCACCTTCGACTTCCGCGAGAACGAACGCAACATGCATCGATTCATCTCCGGCAAGTGTGAAGAGATCGTCAGGGCGATGGACGCCGACGAACTGCAGGTGGACCGAGATCTCGGGGTCTACCGCATCGACCAGTACCAGAGCACCCACCCCACCGGTGGGGCGATCATGGGCACGGATCCGGGCAACAGCGTGACCAACAGCTACGGACAGGTCTGGGACACCCCCAACGTGTTCGTCACCGGGGCGGCGCTGTATCCGCAGAATCCGGGAGCCAACCCCACCGGAACAGCCGGGGCGCTTGCGCTGCGCACGGCGGAGGCGATCCGAGACCGATATTTCAACGCTCCGGCAGAACTGCTGGCGTAG
- the guaA gene encoding glutamine-hydrolyzing GMP synthase, with product MLVVDYGAQYAQLIARRVREARVYSEVVPHTLPASEIISRNPSAVILSGGPSSVYAEGAPEVETELFEAGIPVMGICYGFQAMAHSLGGEVARTGDREYGKTEVRSVNAPHSLLTGTDQVQSTWMSHSDSVQQAPEGFQVLASSEGAPVAAFADEHRKLYGVQWHPEVRHSPQGQMVIENFLYNGAGLTPEWTTGNIVEEQVAAIRAQVGDSRVICGLSGGVDSAVAAALVQKAIGDQLTCVFVDHGLLREGEAEQVERDFVAATGAKLYVADERERFLSALEGVTDPETKRKIIGREFIRAFEGAEKAVLEEAAADGAKVEFLVQGTLYPDVVESGGGEGAANIKSHHNVGGLPEDMIFKLVEPLRALFKDEVRAVGAELGLPAEIVQRQPFPGPGLGIRIIGSVSEDRLRILRKADAIAREELTASGLDQEVWQMPVVLLADVRSVGVQGDGRTYGHPIVLRPVSSEDAMTADWSRLPYDLLAKISNRITNEVEEVNRVTLDVTSKPPGTIEWE from the coding sequence GTGCTCGTGGTCGATTACGGCGCGCAGTACGCCCAGCTCATCGCCCGCCGGGTGCGCGAGGCGCGGGTCTACTCCGAGGTCGTCCCGCACACGCTGCCCGCCTCCGAGATCATCTCGCGCAACCCCTCCGCGGTGATCCTCTCCGGCGGCCCCTCCTCGGTCTACGCCGAGGGCGCCCCCGAGGTGGAGACCGAGCTCTTCGAGGCCGGCATCCCCGTGATGGGCATCTGCTACGGATTCCAGGCCATGGCGCACAGCCTCGGCGGGGAGGTGGCCCGCACCGGCGATCGCGAATACGGAAAGACCGAGGTGCGCAGCGTCAACGCGCCGCACTCGCTGCTCACCGGCACCGATCAGGTCCAGTCCACGTGGATGTCGCACAGCGACTCCGTGCAGCAGGCCCCCGAAGGATTCCAGGTGCTCGCCTCCTCCGAGGGCGCGCCGGTGGCGGCCTTCGCCGATGAGCATCGCAAGCTCTACGGGGTGCAGTGGCACCCCGAGGTCCGCCACTCGCCCCAGGGCCAGATGGTCATCGAGAACTTCCTCTACAACGGCGCAGGTCTGACGCCCGAGTGGACCACAGGCAACATCGTCGAGGAGCAGGTCGCCGCGATCCGCGCCCAGGTCGGAGACTCCCGCGTGATCTGCGGACTCTCCGGCGGGGTGGACTCCGCCGTGGCCGCAGCCCTGGTGCAGAAGGCCATCGGGGACCAGCTCACCTGCGTGTTCGTCGACCACGGCCTCCTGCGCGAAGGCGAGGCCGAGCAGGTGGAGCGTGATTTCGTCGCCGCCACCGGCGCCAAGCTCTACGTGGCCGATGAGCGCGAGCGCTTCCTCTCCGCGCTGGAGGGCGTCACCGATCCCGAGACCAAGCGCAAGATCATCGGTCGGGAGTTCATCCGCGCCTTCGAGGGGGCCGAGAAGGCAGTCCTGGAAGAGGCAGCGGCCGACGGCGCCAAGGTCGAGTTCCTGGTCCAGGGCACCCTGTACCCGGACGTGGTCGAATCCGGCGGCGGCGAGGGTGCGGCGAACATCAAGTCCCACCACAACGTCGGCGGCCTGCCCGAGGACATGATCTTCAAGCTGGTCGAGCCGCTGCGCGCGCTGTTCAAGGACGAGGTCCGCGCCGTCGGTGCCGAGCTCGGCCTGCCCGCCGAGATCGTCCAGCGTCAGCCGTTCCCCGGACCCGGCCTGGGCATCCGGATCATCGGCTCGGTCTCCGAGGACCGGCTGCGGATCCTGCGCAAGGCCGACGCGATCGCCCGCGAGGAGCTCACCGCCTCCGGTCTGGACCAGGAGGTCTGGCAGATGCCGGTCGTGCTGCTCGCCGATGTCCGCTCCGTGGGCGTCCAGGGCGACGGCCGCACCTACGGGCATCCGATCGTGCTGCGTCCGGTCTCCTCCGAGGACGCCATGACCGCCGACTGGTCCCGGCTGCCCTACGACCTGCTCGCGAAGATCTCCAACCGGATCACCAACGAGGTCGAAGAGGTCAACCGGGTCACCCTGGACGTCACCTCCAAGCCGCCAGGCACCATCGAATGGGAGTGA
- the coxB gene encoding cytochrome c oxidase subunit II, with product MKTLTRTALLLPILGVALALGGCARATERQSALNPMSPDAETIDMHWQTMLWVGAAVWAIVVGMTIATLIRRRRREAEGRRVVLFVALAGAVIPAAILVGIMAQSVWVLQKTDPGQEVAGSTITVTGHQYWWEVEYPEHGVITANEIHIPTGERVRLELGSTDVVHSVWVPELGGKMDMTPGRSTSMWLETDEPGTYWGQCAEYCGTQHALMRLVVVAHEPQEFESWLQAQGEPAVEPPAPGDDPDTIDAEDTPDQQDEDVVAQGREVFMSSSCVYCHTIAGTEAQGRAGPDLTHLASRETLAAGTLPNNPGNLAAWVVDPQAIKPGNEMPGTDLGGEELQALLAYLESLE from the coding sequence GTGAAGACACTGACACGGACAGCCCTGTTGCTTCCCATCCTCGGCGTGGCCCTGGCGCTGGGAGGATGCGCTCGCGCCACGGAGCGCCAATCGGCGCTGAATCCCATGAGCCCCGACGCAGAGACGATCGACATGCACTGGCAGACGATGCTCTGGGTGGGCGCTGCGGTGTGGGCGATCGTGGTGGGCATGACGATCGCCACGCTGATCCGACGACGTCGGCGCGAGGCGGAAGGACGACGGGTGGTCCTCTTCGTGGCTCTGGCGGGGGCGGTCATCCCCGCCGCCATCCTGGTGGGAATCATGGCCCAGTCCGTGTGGGTGCTGCAGAAGACGGATCCCGGCCAGGAGGTCGCTGGCAGCACCATCACCGTGACCGGACATCAATACTGGTGGGAGGTCGAGTACCCGGAACACGGAGTCATCACCGCCAATGAGATTCACATTCCGACGGGGGAGCGGGTGCGTCTGGAGCTGGGCTCCACCGATGTGGTGCACAGCGTCTGGGTGCCGGAGCTCGGCGGGAAGATGGACATGACCCCCGGACGCAGCACCAGCATGTGGCTGGAGACCGACGAGCCAGGAACGTATTGGGGACAGTGCGCCGAGTACTGCGGAACGCAGCATGCCCTGATGCGCCTGGTCGTGGTGGCCCATGAGCCGCAGGAGTTCGAGAGCTGGCTCCAGGCTCAGGGGGAGCCCGCTGTCGAACCACCGGCCCCCGGGGACGACCCCGACACGATCGACGCGGAGGACACTCCGGACCAGCAGGACGAGGACGTGGTCGCGCAGGGCCGCGAGGTGTTCATGTCTTCCTCCTGCGTCTACTGCCACACCATCGCAGGAACCGAGGCCCAGGGACGCGCCGGACCAGACCTGACCCACCTGGCCAGCAGGGAGACCCTGGCCGCGGGGACGCTGCCCAACAACCCGGGAAATCTCGCCGCATGGGTCGTCGATCCGCAGGCCATCAAGCCGGGCAACGAGATGCCCGGAACCGATCTGGGCGGCGAAGAGCTGCAGGCGCTGCTGGCCTATCTGGAAAGTCTGGAGTAG
- a CDS encoding DUF456 domain-containing protein, translating into MLDSTATEAVATVIAGLLLIAGALGVVLPVLPGSLLIILTLPVWAFLLGGPVPWIAAVIGMILAIAGWSGSTVLTGRSLHRQQIPRGPILIGIAAAIAGLFLLPPLGLFIGFAAGLFGAEYVRRDRDWRAAGTASLHALRAMGLGILVEFGLAGLAISAFAIGVLIHFVF; encoded by the coding sequence ATGCTCGATTCCACCGCCACTGAGGCCGTCGCCACCGTCATCGCTGGTCTGCTGCTGATCGCCGGTGCGCTCGGCGTCGTCCTGCCCGTGCTGCCGGGATCTCTGCTGATCATCCTGACCCTGCCGGTCTGGGCGTTCCTGCTCGGCGGACCGGTGCCCTGGATCGCTGCGGTGATCGGCATGATCCTGGCCATCGCAGGATGGAGCGGCTCCACCGTGCTGACCGGCCGGAGCCTGCACCGCCAGCAGATCCCCCGCGGCCCGATCCTGATCGGGATCGCCGCCGCCATCGCGGGCCTGTTCCTGCTCCCGCCGCTGGGTCTGTTCATCGGCTTCGCCGCAGGGCTCTTCGGGGCCGAATATGTCCGCCGCGACCGCGACTGGCGCGCCGCCGGCACCGCGAGTCTGCACGCGCTGCGGGCCATGGGCCTGGGGATCCTGGTGGAGTTCGGGCTGGCGGGACTGGCGATATCCGCCTTCGCGATCGGCGTGCTGATCCACTTCGTCTTCTAA
- a CDS encoding DUF3817 domain-containing protein has product MSESPTTGPHTADDIPPAPPRPKQRRFAGTAQQIQGSLTFYKVFAFVTGIMLLILVAKMIMDYGFGYELYAGGTTAEGTENTLGFYPKESVVDGTGISYWTAVIHGWIYVIYIIAGFRLWYLMNWKVGRLVTIVLGGVVPFLSFVVERKIAREVRVDMEANPEAVRRY; this is encoded by the coding sequence ATGAGTGAATCTCCCACGACCGGCCCGCACACGGCTGATGACATCCCTCCCGCGCCCCCGCGGCCCAAGCAGCGCCGCTTCGCCGGGACCGCCCAGCAGATCCAGGGGTCGTTGACCTTCTACAAGGTCTTCGCCTTCGTCACCGGCATCATGCTGCTGATCCTCGTGGCGAAGATGATCATGGACTACGGCTTCGGCTACGAGCTCTACGCCGGGGGCACCACCGCCGAGGGCACGGAGAACACGCTGGGCTTCTACCCGAAGGAATCCGTGGTGGACGGCACCGGGATCTCCTACTGGACCGCGGTGATCCACGGCTGGATCTACGTCATCTACATCATCGCCGGGTTCCGCCTCTGGTACCTGATGAACTGGAAGGTCGGCCGGCTGGTCACGATCGTGCTCGGCGGCGTGGTGCCGTTCCTGAGCTTCGTGGTGGAGCGCAAGATCGCCCGCGAGGTGCGCGTCGACATGGAGGCGAACCCCGAGGCCGTGCGCCGCTACTGA
- a CDS encoding DUF4383 domain-containing protein, giving the protein MTSSPAPAERSRAHRSPVQLAALIYGAVFLVVGVAGFIPGLTSSYDTMQFAGHHSEAMLLGIFQVSILHNIVHLLYGIAGVLLARTGSAARSYLLWGGAVYLLLWLYGLFIDKESTANFVPLNSADDWLHLFLGVTMIALSFLPRLTRDDTARNRAVRR; this is encoded by the coding sequence ATGACTTCTTCACCTGCCCCCGCAGAACGCTCTCGAGCCCATCGGTCCCCGGTCCAACTGGCCGCGCTGATCTACGGCGCCGTCTTCCTCGTTGTCGGGGTGGCTGGATTCATACCGGGACTGACCAGCAGCTATGACACCATGCAGTTCGCCGGCCATCATTCAGAAGCCATGCTGCTCGGCATCTTCCAGGTCTCGATCCTGCATAACATCGTGCACCTGCTGTACGGCATCGCAGGGGTCCTCCTGGCCCGCACCGGCTCCGCCGCGCGGAGCTACCTGCTCTGGGGCGGTGCTGTCTACCTGCTCCTCTGGCTCTACGGCCTCTTCATCGACAAGGAGTCGACAGCGAACTTCGTTCCGCTCAACAGCGCCGATGACTGGCTGCACCTGTTCCTGGGCGTGACGATGATCGCCCTGTCGTTCCTGCCTCGTCTCACTCGGGACGACACCGCAAGGAACCGTGCCGTCCGGCGGTGA
- a CDS encoding MFS transporter, whose protein sequence is MTHRDTQPQRRSQRAEVQRRTLIVVVCSQILGGAGLAAGVTVGALLAQDMLGSAGLAGLPIALFTLGSALAAFTVGRLTQRWGRRIGLGIGFTAGGLGAIGVVVAAVADQVPLLFLALFIYGAGTATNLQARYAGTDLAPEARRGTAISIAMVATTLGAVAGPNLVEPLGDLARSLGIPALAGPFLLAAVAYLAAGLILFVFLRPDPFLLARELAAADDDAPVTSAEPPAPVDASVIAPATTPVVTAEAPSPADPGAPAPKPETGAYIGATVMVLTQIAMVAIMTMTPIHMLAHGHGLGAVGLVISLHVGAMWLPSLVTGVLVDRLGRIPMSIAAAVILLAAGAVGAVAPGDSLGLLILALVLLGVGWNVGLIAGTALVVDSTVPENRPRTQGSIDVLIALAGAGGGAMSGMVVAATSFAHLSLGGGLLALLLIPVLFWAHRSRSLPASTTQ, encoded by the coding sequence ATGACTCACCGGGACACGCAGCCGCAGCGACGGAGCCAGCGGGCGGAGGTGCAGCGGCGCACGCTGATCGTCGTGGTGTGCAGCCAGATCCTGGGCGGCGCCGGCCTGGCAGCGGGGGTCACCGTGGGGGCGCTGCTGGCCCAGGACATGCTGGGCTCGGCGGGCCTGGCCGGGCTGCCGATCGCGCTGTTCACGCTGGGCTCCGCGCTGGCGGCGTTCACAGTGGGTCGGCTCACCCAGCGCTGGGGACGTCGGATCGGGCTCGGCATCGGGTTCACCGCCGGCGGGCTGGGGGCCATCGGCGTGGTGGTCGCGGCAGTGGCGGACCAGGTGCCGCTGCTGTTCCTCGCACTCTTCATCTATGGCGCCGGCACCGCCACGAATCTGCAGGCCCGCTATGCCGGCACCGACCTCGCCCCGGAAGCTCGACGCGGCACGGCGATCAGCATCGCCATGGTCGCCACCACCCTCGGCGCGGTGGCGGGCCCGAACCTGGTGGAGCCGCTCGGGGATCTCGCGCGGAGCCTCGGGATACCGGCGCTGGCGGGACCGTTCCTGCTCGCCGCGGTGGCGTACCTCGCGGCCGGGCTGATCCTGTTCGTCTTCCTGCGTCCGGACCCGTTCCTGCTCGCGCGGGAGCTCGCCGCCGCAGACGACGACGCCCCGGTCACGTCCGCCGAACCCCCAGCCCCCGTAGATGCCTCGGTGATTGCCCCGGCCACCACCCCAGTCGTCACCGCCGAGGCTCCCTCCCCCGCAGACCCAGGCGCCCCCGCGCCGAAGCCGGAGACGGGCGCCTACATCGGCGCGACCGTCATGGTGCTCACTCAGATCGCCATGGTCGCGATCATGACCATGACACCGATCCACATGCTCGCGCACGGCCACGGGCTCGGCGCAGTGGGACTGGTGATCAGTCTGCACGTGGGCGCCATGTGGCTGCCCTCCCTGGTCACCGGGGTGCTGGTGGACCGGCTCGGCCGGATCCCGATGAGCATCGCGGCGGCCGTGATCCTGCTGGCCGCCGGGGCGGTGGGCGCCGTCGCACCGGGGGACTCCCTGGGGCTGCTCATCCTGGCGCTGGTGCTGCTGGGAGTCGGCTGGAACGTGGGACTCATCGCCGGCACGGCGCTGGTCGTGGACTCCACTGTCCCGGAAAACCGTCCGCGCACCCAGGGCAGCATCGATGTGCTGATCGCCCTGGCCGGAGCCGGCGGCGGCGCGATGTCCGGGATGGTCGTGGCCGCCACGAGCTTCGCGCACCTCTCGCTGGGCGGCGGGCTGCTCGCCCTGCTGCTGATTCCGGTGCTGTTCTGGGCGCACCGCTCGCGCAGCCTCCCGGCCAGCACCACTCAGTAG
- a CDS encoding SRPBCC family protein: MSTRVEEAVVVEVPLSTAYDQWTQFEEFPRFMGGVASVRQLSEKRLEWVAEIGGVRRQWEADIVEQVPDSKIAWTATEGATNTGEVTFSAEGDQRTRVNLVLEYEPADWVEKAGDKLNLVKNRAEKDLERFKEFIESEGRATGAWRGTIGHGPPSSAAADALAWDSADDPTIDPATAPIQPDGDDEPVYPEDRPLGPREVAHEPDRPVIDSEDPR, translated from the coding sequence TTGAGTACCAGAGTTGAAGAGGCTGTTGTTGTTGAGGTTCCGCTGAGCACGGCGTATGACCAGTGGACCCAGTTCGAAGAGTTTCCCCGCTTCATGGGCGGTGTGGCCAGCGTCCGGCAGCTGAGCGAGAAGCGCCTGGAATGGGTCGCCGAGATCGGCGGAGTCCGCCGCCAGTGGGAAGCAGACATCGTCGAACAGGTCCCGGACAGCAAGATCGCGTGGACCGCCACTGAGGGTGCGACCAACACCGGCGAGGTCACGTTCAGCGCCGAAGGGGATCAACGCACCCGGGTCAACCTGGTTCTGGAGTACGAGCCTGCTGACTGGGTCGAGAAGGCCGGCGACAAGCTGAACCTGGTGAAGAACCGGGCCGAGAAAGACCTGGAACGGTTCAAGGAGTTCATCGAATCCGAGGGTCGCGCGACTGGCGCCTGGCGCGGAACGATCGGTCACGGGCCGCCGTCGAGCGCCGCGGCAGACGCTCTGGCCTGGGACTCGGCCGACGATCCGACCATCGACCCCGCCACCGCCCCGATACAGCCCGACGGCGATGATGAGCCTGTCTACCCCGAAGACCGTCCACTTGGCCCGCGGGAAGTGGCCCATGAACCCGACCGGCCCGTCATCGACTCCGAGGACCCACGCTGA
- a CDS encoding gluconate 2-dehydrogenase subunit 3 family protein has product MLSASTVVGGLALIGCSSRAEHETPQESSLLDPDRGPLPPSGVENADEFVFFSEEESRTVQAMVARIIPGDDEDPGAVQAGVPIFIDRKLEMFEAFAEPTYREGPFAEGYEGDEPQTNRNTVPVAEEQLYRYGFQSELTPQEFYRAGLAGVDRLAQTRSGSLFADLDEDAQDALLMVLDAVQQRSEGGEGTSNVGGGSGGNGGSGENGGNAPSSAEMDQAETVFRDADPGAFFDTVRLDTIEGMFSDPVYGGNRGLVGWTMIGWPGAQRSYSPREMLYGTDKQPTSMEGLTPMNPDRAGGGRGAMEQPRNGVHSH; this is encoded by the coding sequence ATGCTGAGCGCTTCTACCGTCGTCGGGGGCCTGGCGCTCATCGGCTGCTCGTCCAGGGCAGAACACGAGACCCCGCAAGAGAGCAGCCTGCTCGACCCAGACCGTGGACCGCTGCCGCCTTCCGGCGTGGAGAACGCGGACGAGTTCGTGTTCTTCTCCGAGGAGGAGTCCAGAACCGTACAGGCGATGGTCGCGCGGATCATCCCCGGCGACGACGAGGACCCAGGCGCAGTTCAAGCAGGCGTGCCGATATTCATCGACCGCAAGCTGGAGATGTTCGAGGCGTTCGCCGAGCCGACGTACCGCGAGGGCCCTTTCGCCGAGGGGTATGAGGGCGACGAGCCGCAGACGAACAGGAACACCGTGCCCGTTGCTGAGGAGCAGCTGTACCGCTACGGATTCCAGTCCGAGCTGACCCCGCAGGAGTTCTACCGTGCTGGGCTGGCAGGGGTGGACCGGCTGGCGCAGACCCGGTCCGGCTCGCTGTTCGCAGACCTGGATGAAGATGCCCAGGACGCGCTGCTCATGGTGCTTGACGCGGTGCAGCAACGCAGCGAGGGCGGTGAGGGTACGTCGAACGTCGGTGGAGGCTCGGGGGGCAACGGCGGCAGCGGGGAGAACGGCGGGAACGCTCCTTCGAGCGCGGAGATGGACCAGGCGGAGACCGTCTTTCGCGACGCGGATCCGGGAGCGTTCTTCGACACCGTCCGTCTGGACACGATCGAAGGCATGTTCTCCGACCCGGTCTACGGAGGGAACCGCGGCCTCGTCGGTTGGACGATGATCGGTTGGCCAGGAGCTCAGCGCTCGTACTCGCCACGCGAGATGTTGTACGGCACCGATAAGCAGCCGACATCGATGGAGGGACTCACGCCGATGAATCCAGACCGCGCCGGTGGCGGCCGCGGAGCCATGGAACAGCCGCGCAACGGCGTCCACAGCCACTGA